Proteins from a genomic interval of Syngnathus typhle isolate RoL2023-S1 ecotype Sweden linkage group LG15, RoL_Styp_1.0, whole genome shotgun sequence:
- the sptbn2 gene encoding spectrin family protein isoform X2: MEWEHRDREPCLSPAAFVNQVQYSNILEGRFKQLQDEREAVQKKTFTKWVNSHLGRVTCRIGDLYTDLRDGRMLIRLLEVLSGEQLPKPTKGRMRIHCLENVDKALQFLKEQKVHLENMGSHDIVDGNHRLTLGLIWTIILRFQIQDISVETEDNKEKKSAKDALLLWCQMKTAGYPNVNIHNFTTSWRDGLAFNAIVHKHRPDLIEFDTLKRSNAHYNLQNAFNVAEKELGLTKLLDPEDVNVDQPDEKSIITYVATYYHYFSKMKALAVEGKRIGKVLDYAIEADQLIDKYETLASELLEWIEQTIVTLNDRQLANSLNGVQNQLQAFNSYRTVEKPPKFTEKGNLEVLLFTIQSKMRANNQKVYTPREGKLISDINKAWERLEKAEHERELALRNELIRQEKLEMLAARFDRKAAMRETWLSENQRLVSQDNFGTDLGAVEAATRKHEAIETDIGAYWERVAAVEAVAKELEVEGYHDVRRVLARRDNVLRLWEYLKELIAARRERLNAHRDLQRLFEEMRYIMDWMADMKSRLQSPDSGKHLHDVLDLLQKHTLVEADISAQAERIKAVQGAAKRFTSHDQAYTPCEPGLVSEKVDLLGQAYEELGRLAGQRRERLEDSRRLWQFLWDLGEEAAWIREQEQILTSGECGRDLTSALHLLSKHEAFRDEMAARYGPLGNSIAAGEALVNEGHFGAPEVRENIKDIRAQWTHLEETTKLREQKLKDSVALHQFLTDANDMDAWLMETLRQVSSQDVGHDEFSTQTLARKQREVEEEIKSHQPLIESLLEQNQALPQSHAKFPEVEGRLPAIEERYNELQSLSVSRRQALEGALALYRMFSEAGACQLWVEEKEKWLHGMEIPTKLEDLEVVQQRFDTLEPEMNNIGTSVTDVNRVAEQLLTSDNCNKDQIHQTRDHLNNRWKGFQKLAGQKKQGLESALNIQNYHLECNEIQSWMKEKTKVIESTQSLGNDLTGVMALQRKLTGMERDLEAIQGKLNDLKEEAKKLAKEHPDQAGEIQDRLAGIQQVWEELNSTMKRREESLGEASKLQGFLRDLDDFQSWLSRTQTAVASEDIPTSLVEAESLLAQHENIKNEVDNYKDDYEKMRVVGEEVTQGQTDAQHMFLAQRLQALDTGWHELRQMWENRHSLLAQAFDFQTFLRDAKQAEAFLNNQEYVLSHTEMPASLQGADEAIKKYEDFLTTTEASEEKITGVVEAGRRLINDGNANSDKIQEKVDSIQERHLKNKNTANELLAKLKDNRELQHFLQDGQELTLWINEKMLTAQDMSYDEARNLHSKWQKHQAFMAELASNKDWLDKIDKEGQALVAEKPELKPVVQQTLEDLQRQWEELESTTRTKAQCLFDANRAELFTQSCCALDGWVKNLDGQLHSDDYGKDLTSVNILLKKHQMLEHQMEVREKEVQSLQSQALALSQEDAGISEVDGQQRRVTDSFSSLQEPLILRRQRLLASKEAHQFNRDLEDEILWVKERMPLATSTEHGKDLPTVQLLIKKNQTLQKEIQGHQPRIDDIHKRGKTQSQVDSERQSILEERLVELKELWDQLIGETDKRHARLVEANRAQQFYADAAEAEAWMGEQELHMMSEEKAKDEQSALVMVKKHQTLEQALEDYAQTIHQLANSSRLMVTSEHPESDRITLRQAQVDKLYAGLKDLAEERRGRLQERLRLTQLKREVDDLEQWIAEREMVAGSHELGQDYEHVTMLRDKFREFARDTSTIGQERVDGVNGLADDLIESGHPENASVAEWKDGLNEAWADLLELIDTRTQMLAASYELHRFHQDAMEVLGRVKEKREALPSDLGRDLNTVQHLHRQHNTFENDIQALSGQVNQVQDDAARLQKAYAGEKADDINRSEHAVSAAWEGLLKAGESRRVLLLDTVEKFRFFNMVRDLMLWMDGVNLQIDAHDSPRDVSSAGLVIANHQDIKSEIETRADSFTACFDMGNTLINNNHYATEEIREKLAQLQEKRDKINKKWQDKMDYLQIMLEVLQFGRDAYVAESWLAGQEPLVRTADLGSNVDEVESLIKRHEAFEKLAASWEERFVQLEKLTTLEEQDIQRRHEEEERARRPPTLAPVEEVVQSEAESQVHDSAARTSLDQTTLNQSASVNGVHSDNDTSQQSLSLSLSVGSKSEAKRVCKPKQPQRVSTKTWLAL; encoded by the exons ATGGAATGGGAGCACAGAGACAGAGAGCCCTGCTTGTCTCCTGCAGCATTTGTCAATCAGGTGCAATACTCAAATATCCTGGAAGGAAGATTTAAACAGCTGCAAG ATGAGCGTGAAGCGGTACAGAAGAAGACCTTTACCAAATGGGTGAACTCTCACTTAGGCCGAGTGACTTGTCGCATCGGTGACCTGTACACGGACCTGCGTGACGGGCGCATGCTTATCCGCCTGCTGGAAGTACTCTCAGGAGAACAGCTG CCAAAGCCCACTAAAGGACGCATGCGTATCCACTGCTTAGAAAATGTCGATAAAGCGCTGCAATTCCTCAAAGAACAAAAGGTCCATCTAGAAAACATGGGATCACATGATATTGTGGATGGGAATCACCGTCTTACCCTGGGGCTCATCTGGACCATAATTCTTCGCTTCCAG ATTCAGGACATCAGTGTGGAGACTGAGGACAACAAAGAGAAGAAATCGGCAAAAGATGCCCTTCTCCTGTGGTGCCAAATGAAAACCGCCGG CTATCCCAATGTCAACATCCACAACTTCACTACCAGCTGGCGGGATGGTCTAGCGTTCAATGCCATCGTACACAAACACAG ACCCGACCtgattgagtttgacaccctgaAAAGGTCCAACGCTCATTACAATCTCCAAAATGCTTTCAATGTGGCCGAAAAGGAGCTGGGCCTTACTAAGCTACTGGACCCAGAAG atgTTAATGTTGATCAGCCAGATGAAAAGTCCATCATTACCTATGTGGCGACCTACTACCATTACTTCTCAAAGATGAAAGCGCTAGCAGTGGAGGGCAAACGTATTGGCAAG GTTCTTGACTATGCCATTGAGGCAGATCAGCTGATCGACAAGTATGAGACCTTGGCTTCAGAACTGCTGGAGTGGATTGAGCAGACAATCGTGACACTGAACGATCGGCAGCTAGCCAACTCACTCAACGGTGTGCAGAATCAGCTCCAGGCTTTTAATTCTTACCGTACTGTGGAGAAACCACCCAA ATTCACGGAGAAAGGTAACTTGGAGGTCCTGCTCTTCACCATCCAGAGCAAGATGAGAGCAAACAACCAGAAAGTTTACACGCCCAGGGAGGGAAAACTCATCTCTGACATCAATAAG GCATGGGAGCGACTTGAAAAGGCGGAGCATGAACGTGAGTTGGCACTCAGAAATGAACTCATTCGTCAAGAAAAGCTGGAAATGCTTGCAGCACGTTTTGACCGCAAAGCTGCTATGCGGGAAACATGGCTAAGTGAGAATCAGCGGCTGGTGTCTCAG gACAATTTTGGAACTGACTTGGGAGCGGTGGAAGCTGCCACCCGTAAACACGAGGCAATCGAGACGGACATCGGTGCATATTGGGAGCGTGTGGCTGCCGTTGAGGCTGTTGCCAAAGAGCTGGAAGTTGAGGGATACCATGATGTGCGACGCGTGCTCGCAAGAAGGGACAATGTGCTTCGTCTCTGGGAATACCTCAAGGAGCTCATCGCTGCACGCAGAGAACGGCTGAATGCTCATCGAGACCTACAGAGGTTGTTTGAAGAGATGCGTTACATCATGGACTGGATGGCCGACATGAAG agtcGTCTGCAGTCCCCAGACAGTGGCAAACATTTACATGATGTTTTGGACCTACTTCAGAAGCATACTCTCGTCGAAGCTGATATTTCAGCTCAGGCTGAGAGAATCAAAGCAGTGCAGGGAGCTGCAAAACGCTTCACTTCTCATGACCAGG CTTACACACCGTGTGAGCCAGGGCTAGTTAGTGAAAAAGTCGACCTTCTGGGCCAAGCCTATGAGGAACTCGGCCGGCTTGCCGGACAGCGCAGAGAACGCCTGGAGGACTCTCGTCGTCTTTGGCAATTTCTGTGGGACTTGGGAGAGGAAGCAGCCTGGATCAGAGAGCAAGAGCAGATCCTGACCAGCGGGGAGTGCGGCCGCGACCTTACTTCTGCCCTTCACCTGCTCAGTAAACACGAGGCTTTCAGGGATGAGATGGCAGCACGCTACGGCCCGCTGGGTAACAGCATTGCTGCAGGGGAAGCTTTGGTGAACGAGGGACACTTTGGAGCCCCAGAGGTCAGAGAGAATATTAAAGACATTCGTGCGCAGTGGACACATCTGGAAGAG ACGACAAAACTGAGAGAACAGAAGCTTAAAGACTCCGTGGCCTTGCATCAGTTCCTCACAGATGCCAATGACATGGATGCTTGGCTCATGGAAACTCTAAGACAGGTGTCTAGTCAGGATGTGGGCCATGACGAGTTCTCCACCCAAACTCTCGCTCGCAAGCAGAGGGAAGTAGAGGAAGAGATTAAGAGCCACCAGCCCCTCATTGAATCCCTGCTTGAGCAGAACCAAGCACTGCCGCAATCCCATGCTAAGTTCCCAGAG GTGGAGGGCCGGCTCCCTGCTATTGAGGAGCGCTATAATGAGCTACAATCCCTGTCAGTGTCTCGGCGTCAGGCCCTGGAAGGTGCTTTAGCACTTTATCGTATGTTCAGTGAGGCGGGTGCCTGCCAGCTTTGGGTGGAAGAAAAAGAGAAGTGGTTACATGGCATGGAGATCCCGACCAAACTCGAAGACTTGGAAGTGGTGCAGCAGAG GTTTGACACACTAGAACCAGAAATGAACAACATAGGGACCAGTGTCACCGATGTGAACCGGGTGGCTGAGCAGCTGCTGACTTCAGACAACTGCAACAAAGACCAAATCCATCAGACACGTGATCATCTGAACAATAG ATGGAAAGGATTCCAGAAACTGGCTGGTCAAAAGAAACAAGGCCTGGAGTCAGCCCTCAATATCCAAAATTACCACTTGGAATGTAATGAGATCCAAAGTTGGATGAAAGAAAAGACCAAAGTGATAGAATCTACTCAGAGCTTGGGAAATGATCTAACTGGAGTGATGGCGCTACAGCGCAAACTCACCGGCATGGAGAGAGACCTCGAAGCTATCCAG GGGAAGTTAAATGACCTGAAAGAGGAGGCCAAAAAACTGGCTAAAGAGCATCCAGATCAAGCAGGGGAGATACAAGATCGCCTGGCAGGAATACAGCAAGTGTGGGAGGAGTTGAACTCCACCATGAAACGGCGTGAAGAGTCTCTGGGTGAGGCCAGCAAGCTGCAGGGCTTCCTCAGGGATCTTGATGACTTCCAGTCGTGGCTATCCCGCACCCAGACAGCCGTGGCCTCGGAGGACATTCCCACCTCTCTGGTTGAGGCTGAGAGTTTGCTAGCCCAGCACGAGAATATCAAAAATGAGGTGGATAACTATAAGGACGACTACGAGAAGATGCGAGTGGTCGGTGAGGAGGTGACCCAAGGTCAAACGGATGCCCAGCACATGTTCTTGGCCCAAAGACTCCAGGCCTTGGATACCGGCTGGCATGAGCTGCGTCAAATGTGGGAGAACCGGCACAGTCTTTTGGCCCAAGCATTCGACTTCCAGACCTTCTTGAGGGATGCAAAGCAGGCGGAGGCCTTCCTCAATAACCAG GAGTACGTATTATCCCACACAGAGATGCCGGCAAGTCTCCAAGGAGCGGACGAGGCCATTAAAAAATATGAAGATTTCCTCACCACCACAGAAGCCAGCGAGGAGAAGATAACGGGTGTTGTGGAGGCGGGAAGGCGCCTCATTAACGATGGCAACGCAAACTCGGATAAGATCCAAGAGAAAGTGGATTCTATTCAGGAAAG GCATCTCAAAAACAAGAACACCGCCAATGAATTACTGGCAAAACTTAAGGATAATCGTGAACTGCAGCACTTCCTCCAAGATGGACAGGAG CTCACATTATGGATTAATGAGAAGATGCTGACGGCTCAGGACATGTCCTATGATGAGGCTCGAAATCttcacagcaagtggcaaaaacaCCAGGCCTTCATGGCAGAGCTGGCCTCTAACAAAGACTGGCTGGACAAAATCGATAAG GAGGGCCAGGCTCTTGTGGCAGAGAAGCCAGAGTTGAAACCTGTTGTTCAGCAAACCCTGGAGGACCTTCAGCGTCAGTGGGAGGAGTTAGAGAGCACCACCCGCACCAAAGCCCAGTGCTTGTTTGATGCTAATCGGGCAGAGCTGTTTACACAAAGCTGCTGTGCTCTGGATGGCTGGGTGAAGAACCTTGACGGTCAACTGCATAGTGACGATTATGGCAAGGATTTGACCAGTGTCAACATCCTGCTCAAGAAGCATCAG ATGCTGGAGCACCAGATGGAGGTCAGGGAGAAGGAGGTGCAGTCACTGCAGTCTCAAGCCTTGGCTTTGTCTCAGGAAGATGCTGGAATTTCTGAGGTGGACGGTCAACAAAGGCGCGTGACTGACAGCTTTTCCAGCCTTCAGGAACCTCTTATACTGAGGAGACAGCGGCTACTTGCATCCAAAGAGGCACATCAGTTCAATAGAGACCTAGAAGATGAAATA TTGTGGGTGAAAGAACGGATGCCCTTGGCAACCTCCACAGAGCATGGAAAGGATCTTCCTACAGTGCAGCTACTTATCAAGAAGAACCAG ACGCTGCAAAAGGAAATCCAGGGACATCAACCCCGCATTGATGACATCCATAAGCGAGGAAAGACTCAAAGCCAGGTTGACAGCGAGCGACAGTCTATTCTAGAGGAGCGCCTTGTTGAGCTGAAAGAGCTTTGGGACCAGCTGATTGGCGAGACCGACAAACGCCACGCTCGTCTGGTGGAGGCCAATCGAGCGCAGCAGTTCTACGCCGATGCGGCGGAGGCAGAGGCCTGGATGGGAGAGCAGGAATTGCACATGATGTCGGAAGAGAAGGCAAAG GATGAGCAGAGTGCTCTAGTGATGGTGAAAAAGCACCAGACTCTGGAACAAGCACTCGAAGACTATGCCCAGACCATTCACCAGTTAGCCAACAGCAGCCGGTTAATGGTTACCAGTGAACACCCAGAGAG TGACAGAATCACATTACGACAAGCACAAGTTGACAAGTTGTACGCCGGGTTGAAAGACCTGGCGGAGGAGCGCCGCGGGAGGCTTCAGGAAAGACTTCGTCTGACCCAGTTAAAGCGGGAGGTGGATGATTTGGAACAGTGGATCGCAGAAAGGGAGATGGTTGCTGGCTCGCATGAACTAGGACAGGACTATGAGCATGTCACG ATGCTGAGGGACAAGTTCCGTGAGTTTGCCCGCGACACGAGCACAATTGGCCAAGAGCGCGTGGACGGCGTAAACGGACTGGCAGACGACCTCATTGAGTCCGGTCACCCGGAGAACGCCAGCGTGGCCGAGTGGAAGGACGGGCTAAACGAGGCCTGGGCCGACCTGCTGGAGCTGattgacacacgcacgcagatgTTAGCAGCCTCGTATGAGCTACACCGCTTCCATCAGGATGCCATGGAAGTTCTCGGCCGCGTTAAGGAGAAGCGAGAGGCATTGCCGTCTGACCTTGGCCGGGATCTGAACACTGTCCAGCATCTACACAGACAGCACAAtacttttgaaaatgacattcagGCCCTCAGCGGACAG GTGAACCAGGTGCAAGATGATGCTGCGCGGCTGCAGAAGGCCTACGCCGGAGAGAAAGCTGATGACATTAACCGGAGTGAACATGCTGTAAGCGCCGCCTGGGAAGGTCTTCTTAAGGCCGGCGAATCCCGTAGGGTGCTCCTCCTCGACACCGTGGAAAAGTTTCGCTTCTTCAACATGGTGAGAGACCTCATGCTCTGGATGGATGGGGTCAACCTGCAGATCGATGCGCATGACAGCCCCAG GGATGTCTCTTCCGCAGGCCTGGTCATTGCAAATCATCAAGACATCAAGTCGGAGATTGAGACCCGAGCAGACAGCTTCACAGCTTGTTTTGACATGGGGAACACACTCATCAACAATAACCACTACGCCACAGAAGAG ATCCGGGAAAAGCTTGCTCAGTTACAAGAAAAGAGAGACAAAATCAACAAAAAGTGGCAGGACAAGATGGACTATTTACAAATTA TGCTCGAGGTATTGCAGTTTGGACGTGACGCCTACGTTGCCGAGTCTTGGTTGGCCGGGCAAGAACCTCTCGTGCGGACAGCAGACCTCGGCTCCAACGTCGATGAGGTGGAAAGTCTAATAAAGCGCCACGAGGCCTTTGAGAAACTCGCCGCTTCCTGGGAGGAGCGTTTTGTCCAGTTGGAGAAACTTACCACA CTGGAGGAGCAGGATATTCAGAGGAGgcacgaggaagaggagagggCGCGACGGCCCCCCACCCTAGCGCCGGTGGAGGAAGTGGTGCAATCTGAGGCAGAAAGTCAAGTGCATGACTCAGCTGCCAG AACCAGTCTGGACCAGACCACACTGAATCAGTCGGCGTCTGTAAACGGAGTACACAGTGACAATGACACGTCACAG CAGTCGCTATCGCTATCATTGTCAGTGGGATCGAAATCAGAGGCTAAGCGCGTGTGTAAACCAAAGCAGCCGCAGCGTGTGAGTACCAAGACTTGGTTAGCTTTGTAG